From a single Chitinophagaceae bacterium genomic region:
- the dnaB gene encoding replicative DNA helicase yields the protein MDDLKKKYGTIPPNDVLLEQAILGALMLERDALSSVIDILKPGCFYNISHQNIYRAIEEIFKDSKPVDILTVKNQMSKNGTLEAIGGVKYLAELTLPVNSTANIESYARIINELSIKRELIQNSFEVQNNAYEPSTDAFDLLDKTQQTLYEISQSYIRKNFETMSTLMQKALIELEAKKNRKDGLTGVPSGFIELDRTTSGWQKSDLVIIASRPGMGKTAFAVSAMRNASIEYQKPIAFFSLEMSSIQLVNRLISAESEIESEKIRKGTLSEREWEQLISKTDALSSAPIYIDDTPALSVMELRAKARRMKTKYDIQLVIIDYLQLMQGETHKNTGGGNREQEIAFISRSLKKLAKELDIPVIALSQLSREVEKRGGDKRPQLSDLRESGSIEQDADMVIFIYRPEYYGLNQTADGSPSINTGEIIIAKHRNGSLKDVQLRYIGKYTKFSNLEYASSSSEDKARIIIPSKINKGHKNTSDESTENTPPPF from the coding sequence ATGGATGATTTAAAGAAGAAATATGGGACTATTCCCCCAAATGATGTCCTATTAGAGCAGGCAATTTTGGGGGCGTTGATGCTTGAAAGAGATGCTCTGAGCAGTGTGATAGATATTCTCAAGCCGGGGTGTTTTTATAATATCAGCCATCAGAACATTTATAGGGCAATAGAGGAGATATTCAAAGATTCTAAACCTGTAGATATACTGACAGTGAAGAATCAGATGTCGAAAAACGGAACGTTGGAAGCAATTGGAGGAGTTAAATACCTGGCAGAGCTGACCTTACCTGTAAATTCTACTGCGAACATAGAAAGTTATGCAAGAATTATTAACGAGCTTTCTATCAAAAGGGAGCTGATACAGAATTCTTTTGAGGTGCAGAACAATGCCTACGAACCATCTACAGATGCTTTTGATTTATTAGACAAAACCCAACAAACTCTTTATGAAATTTCACAATCTTATATAAGAAAGAACTTTGAAACAATGTCTACCCTTATGCAAAAGGCGTTGATAGAATTAGAAGCAAAAAAAAACAGAAAAGATGGGCTTACAGGTGTTCCTTCAGGGTTTATAGAATTAGATAGAACTACTTCGGGTTGGCAAAAATCTGACCTTGTGATTATAGCATCGAGACCTGGTATGGGAAAAACCGCTTTTGCCGTATCTGCTATGCGAAATGCCTCAATAGAATATCAAAAACCAATAGCATTTTTTTCATTAGAGATGAGTTCTATTCAGTTAGTCAATAGGTTAATCTCCGCCGAGTCAGAGATAGAGTCAGAAAAGATACGGAAAGGGACTCTTTCGGAGCGAGAATGGGAGCAACTTATTAGTAAAACAGATGCTCTTTCTTCCGCACCTATCTATATTGATGATACTCCTGCACTCAGCGTTATGGAATTACGAGCTAAAGCAAGACGAATGAAGACAAAGTATGACATTCAACTTGTTATTATTGACTACTTACAACTGATGCAAGGAGAAACCCATAAAAATACAGGAGGAGGGAACAGAGAGCAAGAAATAGCTTTTATTTCCCGGTCTTTAAAGAAATTAGCAAAAGAATTAGATATTCCTGTCATTGCTCTTTCACAGCTGAGTAGGGAAGTAGAAAAACGTGGCGGAGATAAAAGACCTCAACTCTCAGACCTCCGAGAATCTGGTTCTATAGAACAAGATGCAGATATGGTAATTTTTATTTATAGACCCGAATATTATGGATTAAATCAAACCGCTGACGGGAGTCCTTCTATCAATACCGGAGAAATAATTATTGCAAAGCATAGAAATGGCTCCTTAAAAGATGTTCAGCTGAGGTATATTGGTAAATATACCAAATTCAGTAATTTAGAATACGCTTCTTCGTCCTCAGAAGACAAAGCAAGAATCATAATTCCAAGTAAGATTAATAAGGGACATAAAAATACATCTGATGAATCAACCGAGAACACCCCCCCGCCGTTTTAA
- the bshB1 gene encoding bacillithiol biosynthesis deacetylase BshB1, which produces MKTDILAIGAHPDDVELGCGGTLIAHREKGYRVVVLDLTKGELGTRGSVQIRAEESWRAKEVMGVEERINAGFRDGFFVNDEWHQRELIRYIRLYQPDVVLANAIWDRHPDHGKGAKLVSDACFLSGLSKIETLFHDVPQIPWRPKKIYHYIQSKFIVPDIIVNVSPYWKRKIEAVQCYVSQFYDPHNTQPNTYISSPEFLKMIEARGKELGHSIAVEYGEGFTKESHIGVNSFFDIL; this is translated from the coding sequence ATGAAAACAGATATTTTAGCAATAGGTGCCCATCCTGATGATGTGGAGCTTGGCTGTGGTGGAACTCTCATTGCTCATAGAGAGAAGGGATATAGAGTAGTGGTACTAGATTTAACAAAAGGAGAGTTAGGAACGAGGGGTTCGGTGCAGATAAGAGCAGAAGAATCTTGGCGAGCAAAGGAAGTTATGGGTGTAGAAGAGCGTATAAATGCGGGGTTCAGAGATGGTTTTTTTGTAAATGATGAATGGCATCAGAGAGAGCTTATAAGATATATTCGTTTGTATCAACCAGATGTAGTATTGGCAAATGCTATTTGGGATAGGCATCCCGACCATGGAAAAGGAGCAAAACTTGTTTCGGATGCTTGCTTTTTATCGGGTTTATCAAAAATAGAAACTCTTTTTCACGATGTTCCGCAGATTCCTTGGCGACCAAAAAAGATATATCATTACATTCAGAGTAAGTTCATTGTTCCTGATATTATAGTAAATGTTTCGCCTTATTGGAAAAGAAAGATAGAAGCCGTTCAATGCTACGTTTCTCAATTTTACGATCCTCATAATACTCAACCAAATACATATATTAGCTCCCCTGAGTTCCTTAAAATGATAGAAGCAAGAGGTAAAGAACTTGGGCATTCTATAGCAGTAGAATACGGTGAGGGATTTACCAAAGAGAGTCATATTGGGGTGAATAGTTTTTTTGATATTTTGTGA